The proteins below are encoded in one region of Ferruginibacter lapsinanis:
- the leuC gene encoding 3-isopropylmalate dehydratase large subunit, with the protein MSSTLFDKVWDAHVVRKIEDGPDVFLIDRHFIHEVTSPVAFVGLESRGLGVMFPERTFATADHNTPTINQHLPVKDPLSANQLNALEKNSAKYGISHWGLGNPKNGIVHVVGPENGITLPGMTIVCGDSHTSTHGAFGCIAFGIGTSEVEMVLSSQCIMQPKPKKMRITINGSLGKGVLPKDVPLYILSQISASGATGYFIEFAGEVFEKMSMEGRMTVCNLSIEMGARGGMIAPDETTFNYLKGKDLAPKGEAWDKALAYWKTLKTDADATFDYELTYNAADIEPQITYGTNPGLGTGISKHIPMAADVQDGAASYKKSLEYMGFHEDESILGKKIDYVFLGSCTNGRIEDFRAFASIVKGRKKADNITAWLVPGSHVVESQIKEEGILDILNAAGFELRQPGCSACLAMNDDKVPAGKYAVSTSNRNFEGRQGPNSRTLLASPYVAAAAAVTGVVTDPRELLV; encoded by the coding sequence ATGAGTAGTACTTTATTCGACAAAGTTTGGGATGCCCACGTTGTCCGCAAAATTGAAGATGGTCCGGATGTATTTCTGATCGACCGCCATTTTATTCATGAAGTAACAAGTCCGGTGGCTTTTGTTGGATTGGAAAGCAGAGGCCTTGGTGTAATGTTCCCTGAGCGTACATTCGCAACTGCTGATCATAATACTCCGACAATCAACCAGCATTTACCGGTAAAAGACCCGTTATCTGCCAATCAGTTGAATGCTTTGGAAAAAAATTCTGCTAAATATGGCATCTCACATTGGGGCTTAGGAAATCCTAAAAACGGTATTGTACACGTAGTTGGACCTGAAAACGGTATCACTCTTCCGGGTATGACCATCGTTTGTGGTGACTCACACACTTCTACTCATGGTGCATTTGGTTGTATCGCTTTTGGTATAGGTACTTCAGAAGTTGAGATGGTATTGTCTTCTCAATGTATTATGCAGCCGAAACCTAAAAAAATGCGTATAACCATCAACGGTAGTTTAGGAAAAGGTGTTTTACCAAAAGATGTTCCTTTATATATATTATCTCAGATCAGTGCAAGTGGGGCTACCGGTTATTTCATCGAATTTGCCGGAGAGGTTTTTGAGAAAATGAGCATGGAAGGAAGAATGACTGTTTGTAATTTATCAATTGAAATGGGTGCCCGTGGCGGTATGATCGCTCCTGACGAAACCACTTTCAATTATTTAAAAGGAAAAGATCTTGCACCAAAAGGTGAAGCATGGGATAAAGCTTTAGCTTATTGGAAAACTTTGAAAACAGATGCTGATGCAACATTTGATTACGAATTAACCTATAATGCTGCAGATATTGAACCGCAAATTACTTACGGTACTAACCCAGGTTTAGGAACGGGTATCAGCAAACATATTCCAATGGCTGCTGATGTACAGGATGGTGCTGCTTCTTACAAAAAATCGTTGGAGTACATGGGTTTTCATGAAGATGAATCTATCCTTGGTAAAAAAATCGATTACGTTTTCTTGGGAAGTTGTACCAACGGACGCATTGAAGATTTCAGAGCTTTTGCATCAATCGTAAAAGGAAGAAAAAAAGCAGATAACATCACTGCATGGTTGGTTCCTGGTTCTCATGTTGTGGAATCTCAAATTAAAGAAGAAGGCATTTTAGATATTTTGAATGCAGCTGGTTTTGAATTACGTCAACCAGGTTGTTCAGCTTGTTTGGCGATGAACGATGATAAGGTTCCTGCCGGAAAATATGCGGTGAGCACCAGCAACAGAAATTTCGAAGGTCGTCAAGGCCCTAATAGCCGCACATTGTTGGCTAGCCCTTATGTGGCTGCTGCAGCTGCTGTAACTGGTGTTGTAACTGATCCGAGGGAGTTGCTTGTGTAA
- a CDS encoding four helix bundle protein, translating into MRDFRKYEAWQLSHKLVLEIYLLTKDFPNEEKFGLTSQIRRSSASIPTNFAEGSSKTSEKDFTRFIDIALGSATEVDYQLELSKDLKYISEEKYLTLNSKIISIKKLLFALRQKILKDINNKM; encoded by the coding sequence ATGAGAGACTTCAGAAAGTACGAAGCATGGCAACTAAGTCATAAGTTGGTTTTGGAAATTTATTTGTTAACGAAAGACTTTCCAAACGAAGAAAAATTCGGATTGACGTCACAGATCAGAAGGTCAAGTGCTTCAATACCAACAAATTTTGCTGAAGGGTCATCAAAAACAAGTGAAAAAGATTTTACAAGATTTATTGATATAGCATTAGGTTCAGCAACGGAAGTAGATTATCAATTAGAATTAAGTAAAGACTTGAAATATATTAGTGAAGAGAAATATTTAACCTTGAACAGCAAAATAATTTCAATAAAAAAATTACTCTTTGCCTTAAGACAAAAAATATTAAAAGACATTAACAATAAAATGTAA
- the leuD gene encoding 3-isopropylmalate dehydratase small subunit — MAYDKFTVLRSTAVPLPIENVDTDQIIPARFLKATKREGFGDNLFRDWRYNGDDTPKKDFVLNNPIYSGKILVGGKNFGSGSSREHAAWAIYDYGFRCVISSFFADIFKGNSLNIGILPVTVSPEFLDKIFRAIEADPKAEIEVDLPAQKVTIVATGESEGFAINTYKKHNLTNGFDDIDYLQAMKEEIKEFADKSLY, encoded by the coding sequence ATGGCTTACGATAAATTCACAGTACTACGCTCAACAGCAGTTCCTTTACCAATTGAGAACGTAGATACAGATCAAATTATTCCTGCAAGATTTTTAAAAGCTACCAAACGTGAAGGTTTTGGTGATAATCTTTTCAGAGACTGGCGTTATAACGGTGACGATACGCCGAAAAAAGATTTCGTGTTGAACAACCCTATCTACTCCGGTAAAATTTTAGTAGGTGGTAAAAACTTTGGTAGCGGTAGCAGCCGTGAGCATGCTGCATGGGCTATTTATGACTATGGTTTCCGTTGTGTAATATCAAGCTTCTTTGCAGATATCTTCAAAGGGAACTCATTGAACATTGGTATTTTACCGGTAACAGTTAGTCCTGAATTTTTAGATAAAATTTTCAGAGCAATTGAAGCTGATCCAAAAGCAGAAATTGAAGTTGATTTACCTGCGCAAAAAGTTACGATCGTTGCAACAGGCGAAAGTGAAGGTTTTGCGATCAACACCTATAAGAAACATAATTTAACCAATGGCTTCGATGATATCGATTATTTACAAGCCATGAAAGAGGAGATAAAAGAATTCGCAGATAAAAGTC
- a CDS encoding ComEC/Rec2 family competence protein, whose protein sequence is MKRLNIPIWKTAPFLRLLLPFIAGILLEWYLQIPLTIICISIVCFTTAYLLFYFLPIGVRFKLQSLQGLLLNLILINFGLFITWQKDIRHTNNWYGQNYHDSDYLVVCINEPIVEKTKSYKADGYIESMIRNDSVIKGKGKLLLYFSKDSSVKQLHYGDKILISKNLQAIKNSGNPGAFNYERYAAFQQTFHNVFLKDKDWVKLKETKVNWFNQFIFSATDKILATLEKTVGANTNELGIAEALLIGYTNDLDKDLVQAYSNTGVVHIIAISGMHLGLIYVMLVWIFARTPLIKKSKITQVVLMLSCLWLFSILTGGSASVLRSAVMFSFITVGKTFFRQASIYNSLAASAFVMLCYNPYYLWDVGFQLSYLAVVGIIVFQKPIYNLFYVKNKWIDKVWQLAAVSLAAQILTFPICIYYFHQFPNLFLITNIIAVPLSTIILFTEIGLVALAWIPFVGIYLGKAVAWLVWLMNKIILSVNDIPFAVWDRIPATVFTTWSLYIVVICLAVWLLNKNKQLLEISLFCLLTFTIAQVYGKWQIANQHKLIVYNVPQHQAIDFVEGNNYQFVGDSALLADGMLQNFHLKPGRIQMQLNKQVDSVKNIFTAQDLFYQFGNKKILLIDKSISFEVPQEKINVDIIIISKSPKLYIPQLTNVFNCKQIIFDASNSLWKIEKWKKDCERLHLQNYSVPQQGAFILEL, encoded by the coding sequence ATGAAGCGACTTAATATACCCATTTGGAAAACAGCGCCGTTCCTGCGTCTGCTGTTACCATTCATTGCAGGAATATTATTAGAATGGTATCTGCAAATTCCATTGACTATCATTTGTATCAGCATTGTTTGTTTTACCACAGCTTATTTATTGTTTTATTTTTTGCCAATTGGGGTAAGATTTAAACTTCAATCATTGCAGGGCTTATTGCTTAATCTGATATTGATAAATTTTGGATTATTTATCACCTGGCAAAAAGATATACGGCATACCAATAATTGGTATGGACAAAATTATCATGACAGTGATTATTTGGTAGTGTGTATCAATGAACCGATTGTAGAAAAAACAAAATCGTATAAGGCAGATGGTTATATAGAATCTATGATCAGAAACGATTCTGTTATAAAAGGCAAAGGAAAATTGCTTTTATATTTTTCGAAAGACTCTTCAGTAAAACAATTACACTATGGCGACAAAATTCTGATTAGTAAAAATTTACAAGCGATAAAAAACTCAGGTAACCCTGGTGCATTCAATTATGAACGGTATGCTGCCTTTCAACAAACTTTTCACAATGTATTTTTAAAAGATAAAGATTGGGTTAAATTGAAAGAGACAAAGGTGAATTGGTTTAATCAATTTATTTTTTCGGCAACAGATAAAATTTTAGCAACGCTTGAGAAAACTGTTGGTGCTAATACCAATGAATTAGGAATAGCCGAAGCCTTGTTGATTGGTTATACAAATGATCTTGATAAGGATCTGGTGCAGGCTTACAGCAATACAGGCGTAGTGCATATCATTGCAATATCCGGGATGCACCTCGGTTTGATATATGTTATGCTGGTATGGATCTTTGCAAGAACACCACTAATAAAAAAATCGAAAATCACTCAGGTTGTATTGATGTTATCCTGTTTGTGGTTGTTCTCAATTCTTACAGGAGGTTCAGCATCTGTTTTACGCTCTGCAGTAATGTTTAGTTTTATTACTGTTGGAAAAACATTTTTCAGACAAGCATCTATTTATAATTCATTAGCGGCGTCAGCATTTGTAATGCTATGTTACAATCCATATTATTTGTGGGATGTAGGTTTTCAGTTATCTTACTTAGCAGTAGTTGGAATTATTGTTTTTCAAAAACCTATTTATAATTTATTCTATGTAAAAAATAAATGGATAGATAAAGTTTGGCAATTGGCTGCAGTTTCATTGGCAGCACAAATATTGACTTTCCCAATTTGCATTTATTATTTTCATCAGTTTCCGAATTTGTTTTTGATCACTAATATTATTGCAGTGCCTTTATCTACTATAATATTATTTACAGAAATAGGATTGGTCGCTTTAGCATGGATTCCATTTGTTGGAATATATTTAGGAAAGGCAGTTGCATGGCTTGTTTGGTTGATGAATAAAATTATTCTTTCAGTTAATGATATACCTTTTGCCGTATGGGATAGAATCCCTGCAACTGTATTCACTACGTGGTCGTTATATATAGTGGTTATTTGTTTAGCTGTATGGTTACTAAATAAGAATAAACAATTATTAGAAATCTCCTTGTTTTGTTTGCTGACTTTTACAATTGCACAGGTGTATGGGAAATGGCAAATTGCTAACCAACACAAATTAATTGTATATAATGTACCACAACATCAGGCAATAGATTTTGTTGAAGGTAATAATTATCAATTTGTAGGAGATTCTGCTTTGTTAGCTGACGGAATGCTGCAAAATTTTCATTTAAAACCCGGCAGAATACAAATGCAGTTGAATAAGCAAGTTGATTCTGTAAAAAATATTTTCACTGCTCAGGATTTGTTCTATCAATTTGGTAATAAAAAGATTTTATTGATCGATAAATCGATTTCTTTTGAAGTGCCACAAGAAAAAATTAATGTTGATATAATAATTATTTCAAAAAGTCCAAAGCTCTACATTCCACAACTGACCAATGTTTTCAATTGTAAGCAAATTATTTTTGATGCGTCGAACAGTTTGTGGAAAATTGAAAAATGGAAAAAAGATTGTGAAAGATTACATTTGCAAAATTATTCAGTTCCTCAACAAGGAGCGTTCATTTTG
- the tnpA gene encoding IS200/IS605 family transposase translates to MANTYSQVFIHAVFSVKGRENLIACNWRDDLHKYISGIITGNGAKSLAVGGWIDHVHIFFGLPMTTTIADFMSIVKANSSKWINEKQFVKGKFQWQSGYGAFSHSKSQRDVVINYIMTQEEHHKVKTFSDEYIKMLNDFEVEYNDKYIFEFYD, encoded by the coding sequence ATGGCTAATACATATTCGCAAGTTTTTATTCACGCTGTTTTTTCTGTAAAAGGTAGAGAAAATTTAATTGCATGTAATTGGCGAGATGATTTACATAAATATATTTCGGGCATTATCACAGGCAATGGTGCTAAGTCTTTAGCTGTAGGTGGTTGGATAGATCATGTACATATTTTTTTCGGCTTGCCGATGACAACAACCATTGCTGATTTTATGAGTATTGTAAAAGCAAATAGTAGTAAATGGATTAATGAAAAGCAGTTTGTAAAAGGAAAATTTCAATGGCAATCTGGTTATGGTGCATTTTCACATTCAAAAAGTCAAAGAGATGTAGTTATAAATTACATTATGACTCAAGAAGAACATCATAAAGTCAAAACATTTAGCGACGAATACATAAAAATGTTAAACGATTTTGAAGTAGAATACAACGATAAATATATCTTTGAGTTTTATGATTAA
- a CDS encoding LysR substrate-binding domain-containing protein, which translates to MELRQLRYFIRSAELLNFTEAAGTLYISQSTLSQQIKQLEDELGIPLFDRIGKRVHLTEAGNLFLPYARQSLVDAESGRFVIDDLKGLKIGELRIGVTYGLSAVLTPVLLQFSELYPDIKIIVEFGTSEDMLDKLKSTKVDFLLSFLELQDNEKFISQRLYDSPLALAVHPSNILSKKASINIKDLKDIPLVLPSTGFHTRHFLNEALAKNNIQPNIKMELNDINVLLQLVETGNWCTVMTVAAVKGRHTLKAIPVKGLNIVSQASITWPKESYRKKAALVFTEMIKKQMK; encoded by the coding sequence ATGGAGCTTCGACAACTTAGATATTTTATCCGTTCAGCAGAACTGCTCAATTTTACTGAGGCTGCAGGTACATTGTATATCAGTCAGAGTACTTTATCGCAGCAGATCAAGCAGTTAGAGGACGAATTGGGGATTCCCTTATTTGACAGGATCGGGAAACGGGTACATTTAACTGAAGCAGGTAATTTATTTTTGCCCTATGCCCGACAATCATTGGTGGATGCAGAAAGCGGTAGGTTCGTAATTGATGATTTGAAAGGATTAAAAATAGGCGAACTTAGAATAGGTGTTACATACGGGTTATCAGCAGTACTAACCCCAGTGTTGTTGCAGTTTTCCGAACTATATCCCGACATTAAGATCATCGTTGAATTTGGTACTTCAGAAGATATGCTGGATAAATTGAAGTCAACAAAAGTTGACTTTCTTCTTTCTTTTCTTGAATTGCAGGATAATGAAAAATTTATTTCTCAACGATTATATGATTCGCCTTTGGCATTAGCGGTACATCCGTCCAATATTCTATCAAAGAAAGCCTCTATCAACATAAAAGACCTAAAGGACATTCCGTTGGTACTTCCTTCCACGGGTTTTCATACCCGACATTTTCTCAATGAAGCTTTGGCGAAAAACAATATTCAGCCAAATATAAAAATGGAATTAAATGATATTAATGTATTGCTCCAATTGGTTGAAACAGGTAACTGGTGCACTGTCATGACTGTTGCTGCTGTAAAAGGCAGGCACACATTGAAGGCCATTCCTGTTAAAGGTTTGAATATTGTAAGCCAGGCTTCTATTACTTGGCCGAAAGAGAGCTATCGAAAAAAAGCAGCGTTGGTGTTTACGGAGATGATCAAAAAGCAGATGAAATAA